The Parambassis ranga chromosome 13, fParRan2.1, whole genome shotgun sequence genome contains the following window.
CATCAAATAGAAACATTTTAGTGATACACAGAAAATGTGTATCACTAAAAATAGCTAAATAACTAAAAAACATGGTGTTATCTTCTGGTATTGATGCATGAAATGAACTCGGCATCCATCAAGTTTATCATTCATTGAATACAGATTTTAGTGTTATTGTTGTACAGCTATGTGGATGTTTTTACAAACTTAGACTGCACATCCATTTcctcatcacccccccccccccacacacacacacatctcctctTCATTCTTTTATGCCTCTTTGCATATTACAGCAGCCTCCCACGTGTGTGGatatatgtgtgcatgcatgggtGCATGTAATCTGTTGGCAAGCAGCCTAAACCCTGTAATTACCGCAACCCTCATCTCCTCTCATCTCCACTTTAGCTCTAATAGATATGTTGCTTCTCTTCCtataaacaaaatatattttgtgATAGTTACATGCATGTACTCTATACCTACAACACCCACTaccatgcacacatgcacaacgcTACTACGGTAACAACACGGTCTATGAATCATACAGCACCCTCTATGAAACACCAGCAACAACCTCTGGCCACTGAAGAACTCTTGTACTGCGAATGTGTAGGCGGTATCATGTATGCTGCATATTTAACCCATCTATCTGTATTTCAGCTAAAGGCAAGAATGCAAGTCATTTGTGCTTTTCTGTTAGCAAGCCACCGTCGTGtgacttgtttgtttgtttacatattcCTGCATGTGTCGACTGTCCAGAGGCATTCCAAATCCAGACTGACGTGCCAAAGCGTCGACAAAGAGGAGGACGGTCAGGAAAAGTCTGGGAGGGAGGCTGGAGGACAGTTCAACAGGTGACCTTTGAACCGTTCCACCACAACACTGACAATCCCTGACAACTGTAGGGTTTTATGGCTGCTGTTAACATTACAAAAATATCCAGGTCATCGGCTAAAgcttctaaaaaaaacaatcatgatTGAAAAGGAAACATTTCCTTCTCTTATCAAGCTGAGAAATGGGAAAACAtcattctttgtttttcttgcatTCCTGTGTTCACTCTCAAACTGCTCTTTCTGTGTGAGTGAACACTGGGAAGGAAGTATGGAAAttcagcattgtttttttttctccctgagTTACTATCTGCCTATAAGGCTTTTGTCTCTCTTTGTTCCCCCACTGTTGCATATTCATGTACGCATGTCTTCAGGACTGTCACACAGATTCCTGCAAGCATGTGTCTTGAGTGGCTATGTGACTGACTGTATGACTCCGTGTGTGCATGGCTGTgtaggtgtatgtgtgtattattgtgtgtgtgtgtgtgtgtgtgtgtatgtgctgcacTGCATGTGCTCTGGTCCCTATTAAGCTTTTTGCCTTTGATGCTCTTTCCTGCTGTTTGCAAGCTGCCTCTGATGGACAGTCCTCTCTATCCTAATATGTTTTCTATCAGTAAATGCTTTAATTTAAAGatgagtgtgtgcaggttttgtTACTTTATTTGTACAGTCTCATATATCTTTATGTgacctccctttctctcctctgtccgGTTCTGCAATTGTTTTAGGGgtggaaggaagaggaagacaatgAAACTGAGCAGAGACTTGTCAAACCTGGTGGTGTTCACTAACTCTGTTGCCTCACAGGAGTGTCTGAATGAAGGTAAAAAAATACCTAAGCTCGCACACCCAAGCACACTTTACCTTAAGTCTTTTATAACTCGTGTTTTTATTCAGGTACTCCAGGTGATGTTCTGTCATTCAGCGAGGCCAGAGCACAATCTCTGGTCAATCACAGAGCCGAACAGTTCCTAGGTTTTAATCAGAGGCAGCTATCACGGATTTATCCCTCAGCCTATCGCATTGACTCTTCTAATTTCAACCCTCAGTTCTACTGGAACGTGGGTTGTCAGCTGGGTAAGAACTGCCGTCCGTCGCTCCACCAGGCGCCTTCTGTTCAGCCTACATACCTGTCAATGCACATTCATTGACAGTGCATACATCACACACGCACTCAAACAAACGGACTCATCCATGGCCTTTACATGACACATTTCAACGTGTAATTTGCTAGTGGTCATGTGTGCAGAGGCTAATGAGTGTGAACAGCTGTGCTGgttatatgtatgtgtgtatgtaatcATGTCCGTTTGAATGAATAAGAGATGAATGATGTTTATGCGTCTGTCccattttatttgtgttaatGCAGCAGTCATATTAGAACTATTGTTAATTATTGTCAAAGGTTAAATATGTCATATGTATTATTTTCAGTGGCCCTCAACTACCAGACAGAGGGGAGGATGATGCAGCTAAACAGAGCCAAGTTCATGGTTAATGGAGGCAGTGGCTATGTCCTGAAGCCTCCTCCAATGTGTAAAGGTAGagcaataaacatgtttataaatgaacatataaaaacatggatatgcaaatattttttattctgcacagtAAAGATGATGCATGTTTTTAACAGCCTTGCTTATGGGAAAAAATAGAAAACCTGTCCTGCATGTAAACAGTGTACTGAGACAGGGTGTGGATATTAGGATTGACTGACAACATTAATCAAAGTTGTTGCTTTCCTGTCTTTTATTCCCTCCAGGCTCCTTCAACCCATTCAGTGATGACCCACTTCCAGCTTATCCCAAGAAGCAGCTCATTCTCAAGATCATTAGTGGACAGCAGTTGCCCAAACCGCCAGACTCCATGCTGGGGGACCGCGGAGAGGTAAAACACACCAGAAAACATTCTCCATCTGTCGCTCTTTCCCTCTCTATCTCCCTTTCTCACACTCACTTCCTATAGTCGACTGCTCAGACATGTTATGCTCTTAACATAAATGCTATAAAATTGAAAATAatttgtcctctctctctgtcagattATTGATCCCTTTGTTGAAGTGGAGATCATCGGTTTGCCAGTTGACTGCTGCAAGGAACAGACGCGAGTTGTTGATGACAATGGTTAGACACAAAATCATCATCAATCAATTTACTTTCTGTTATCCGTAAAAGGAACACATGCTGTATATATGAATACACTAAGAAAAACTAGGGGTCTTCTCAGCCCTCTGATCCTGGGCATAATTCCTAAaaataaacagagcagagatgaaACAATGCCGTAGCCACAGGTGCTGCATTTTACCCATAGCTGCTGTGGAGCACTGCCGGGATCAAAAGTCAGATTAATTAATTAGCAGCACAAAGGAAGCAGAACGGAGTGATCTGCTGGTGTCACCCCTAACTCATCTCCACAGATGAGGGCGCTCAGCGGGGGGAGGGGGAAGGCCTCCTCTTGGAAAGGTTATAGAGCCCTGGGAGCTCAACAGTATTATGAGATTAGTGCACCGATCATTGATCCCTGAAATTCATCATTTGACACATCACCACTCCacctttcctgtttttttggGAAAGTCTGCAGGGTGTACTTGAGACATAGATACTAATCATGaggatatgtgtgtttttttctgcaggttttAACCCTGTATGGGAAGAGACTCTGTCCTTTACACTTCACATGGCAGAGGTGGCACTGGTGCGTTTCCTTGTCTGGGACCATGACCCGATTGGACGGGACTTTATTGGTCAACGAACTGTTGCCTTCAGCAGCATGATGCCTGGTTGGTGCACGATTCATATGTTTTAAGCTTTTCTCTGAAAAAGCAAATGCCTGATTGAATTATTTCAGTACAACACAAATAGACTCTCAAACACATTATTTCCTTAAGGCCTTGGCAGTGCTGTGTCTTTCGGCGACATTATCTTGTGTTTAGTGAACCATGACTTGATTGATTTGTATGGTAAATAACCTCTGGCTTATCTACATCCATCATAGTTGTCCCTGGACTCCGGATGCCCTCTCCTGAGGCAGCTGCTACACAATTGCCAGCCCACTATTTATCTCATGCGTTTTTTCCTTTCATCTCTAACAACAGGTTACAGACATGTTTACTTGGAGGGGCTGACAGAGGCTTCTAtctttgtgcatgtgtcagTGCATGATGTCTATGGGAAGGTAGGTGCTCTATCGCCCTAGTGTTTACTAGAGCATCAGGCTGTTAGGCTCTTTTATCACCTGAGATTATATTTTGGaggtaaagagaaaaaaacatgtttctctcAACACACAAAACTATTGAAGCTGTGCTCCTTCAATCTCTTTCTAGTGGAGCCCTCTAGTCCTGAACCCCAGCTTTACCATAATGCACTTTCTAGGATCTCATAAGGTATACAGAAGCACTATAGGCATGGTGTGGTGCTGCATGAAAAAGCATTGcatgatgtttgtgttcagcCATAGTATCTCCAAtgacttgtttgtgtgtgacattaAACCGTCATACTGTTTGCAAACAGgaatggtttttattttatttatttttattttaatattattattatttttccccCAACTATTGTAGTCTCTGATAATTTACACTGTAAGCATGCATGCAGAAccaaacagcagctttgtgcAGTGTGTTCCCTGTGGTAACTTGAGGAGTAAGGGTGCCATCTACAGGCAAATGTATATAAAAGCATGCAGTTGATACATTTGCTGCAAATCATGTTCATTACATGATGTGTCTGTTCATCATTTTCATGGAAATTAACACTTCAAACGGTAATGTGTGTTCACTACATGTATGTGGAGCATTCCTCTCTTCTTTGCTTATGCCCTGCATTGTATACATTTTCCTGTATTCAGGGCCATCAGCTGCGAGGCATCCGGGGTTTGTTTAGCCGCTCTTCCAAGTCCTCTGTTGATACCCACTCCGGTGGTCTTCGGAAACGCTCCCTCAGCGATCATCTGCTGCGACGAACAGCCAGTGCTCCTGCAAAGGGGCGGAAAAAGACAAAGATGGCGCTGTCCGAGTCGGTGGCTTCAATATCCGACCATAAGAACAGCCcaggtgcagcagcaggaggagagggtgtgtcagggagggaaggaggggtggAGAAGCGTCTCCAGCCACGTGCGCCACTTATCCACAGACCTATCTCCATGCCCTTAGACAGGCTTCTGCAGGGCcagctgtctctctgctctccagATAAGGAGCAGCATGATATGGGTGCAGACACTATCACTGGTAGGTGTTTCTCATCCGAGTCAAAGGAAGAAACTATATGTATTCAAATTAAATAATCATTAGATATAATGTAGTACTTTAGTCATTATTTGACTAAAATACTACATTTTGTGTTATTGCTTTGTACAATAATGAATGTAAGATTTGTTCTGATTTCTTTGTCTTGCTTTACTTCCTGCACATGTACAGTAACGTTTGTGAACTGACAGACTACAGCCTTCTCTCCATGATACCTTAACGTGCCTTTTCTGTCCCATCttcatttgttgtgtttctctatAGTAGAGAACTGACTAGGATATTCCTGCAGGTAATCTAAAATATTGTCTGAAGGTTGCATCGTTCAAAAACATACCAGTATTGCGTCCACCCAGTGTATTTTGTTCCGAAGTCGTCTGAAAAATATATTGCTGTGTCGTTTGATCCCATTTGACCATCTTTTCCCTTATCTGATATTTGCAACATGGATTCtaccttttattattttattttttaaacccCATTTTCCAGCTTCCCTTTCACAGTTGTATTTGGTGATCCATCTGTCTGTGTATTGCTATTGCCTTGTATTGGCTGGACCGTTAATTGTTGTTTAACTGTTGGTTGCCTTGGTGTTCTACATCAAATATAGTAAACttgttattaatttttttttgttcaattaTCTGTGTCCACAGGACCTTGCCCCTTCGACAGACCCAGGTCTTCCTCTGTGGATATTCTCATCGAATCATCTTTGTCCAACGAATCAAAGTTCTCTCCCCCTTCTAagacatacaaaaataaagaattGGACCACTCAGAGGAGGCTTCTTATTTGGTTATCGGCGGTGGAGAGGTAACAAAGGATGAAGACTATGCCAACTTCCAACCACAAGTCAACACCTCAAAGATCACCTCCGCAGACACGCAGAAAAATGGTTTTGTCTCACCGTCAGTGAATAGCCAATCAAGATCAGATAAACCAGAAACTGCATCGAATAGCACAACATTCACAGTTGCAccgtctgtctcctcctcctcctcttcctctgcagccccTCTGTCCCCTGTTAGCATGGACTGTGACCTGAAAAGCCCCAACTCCATGCATGACAGCACCATCTCCAGACTCATTGACGCTGTGTCCTTAGGCAATGAGCAGGACACATGTGGCTCCatttctgctctgattggtcagtttgaATGTACTGCAGACCAAAGCAATTTCACAACTCATAATGTCACCCCTTCCCGTTACTCAAATTTTAGACCTACCACCCCTAGAACACAAGAGGAACTAAGGACTCCTCTGAAAATAACATCACCTACTAAGAAACCTTCCATAAGTCCCTACAAGGCAgttcaaaaaacaaatcatgtaaGTCATGAAATCTGCTCACCCTGCAAGATTTCCCAACCAGATCCACCTGTTCCAGCGCTCATGTCTAGCCCAGAGACTGCTGATCTTGAAGAGGTCTACACTATACTGGACGAGGAGGTGCTGTTGCCTGTATCAGTGTACAATTTGAAGAAACAGACAGTCCATGTTCAGGCAGACATCACAGAGAGtgccccctccggcagtttggGGTTGTCTCCAACAAAGATGGTTCAGGGTTTAGGGAGACGGCaaaacatggagagagagaggggtgaaaTTGAAAACACTGATGAGACAGAGAGGGTGTATGAAGAGGTGCATGATCCACCATTCCATGAAAAAGAGTGGAATACTTCTAAAAGGTACATAAACTCATCTGGAAACAATGACAGTTTCCCGTTTCTCAATGATTCTTTTGGAAACGTCTACAGAGAAGTGGAGCTAAATGTAGATGAGGATCCTTTTGAGATAATGCTGACTTCACCAAGATGTGGCAATGAATGGGAGGGGCTCACAAGTCCAACCAAACGGCATGCTATCTACCAAAACCATGAGTCCACTCCTTGCTACTCAAGACAGCCTTCCACATTCTGTGATCCTCAACATCAATACAACTCACATTCACCTCATATGTCATTGTCACAGTGTAATTCCCCAATAAATCAACCTTCTTACCAGCTACCTAACCACCATCAACACTACTACAACCACTTACAGCCTCCAAATTGCCATAGTCCCGTCAACTCTAGGCCATCCAATCCTTGTCCACTGCGACAGAACAGCTACCCCATACCTCAGAGCAGTTCTGAGTCCCTCAACCACAGCAGAGACTTTAAGGGTTCCTTCACACAACAAAGGAGCTACAATGGAAACCAGAACCTAAACAGGTCTCATCGAGGGTATCAACAGATGGACAGAGAGCAAGGAGGATGCCTCCAGAATGGTTTCTCCTCTTCTGAAAGCCTCCCTGGTCAATCTGCTGTATCTGTCAACATGTGTAGAGACAGAGGCCTATATTCCCCCTCTTCAGACTGTGAAGCAGTCTACAGCCACCTGGACTATGACTGCATCTCGCCCTCACTAGAGCCTTCTCAAAACACTCGGTCACACAGCCAAATTCAAACACAATCATACAGCTCATGGAACCACAACAGTTCCTTTGTCAACACCAATCACCAGCCACAGGCTGAAAACAGAGTTTCAATGATttcaaatgtgtcaaatcatcCCCAACCTGCTGCCATAGACTCCACAGCCCCCAGCCCCTGCAAATCCAAGTCCCTGGGAGACCTGACCTCTGAAGATATATCCTGCAACTTTCAGAGCAAATACCACATCATTAGTCGCAGTTTTATCACTCCACACATGAGGAAGCAAAAGAAGATGAGCGCCATGGGAGGAATAGCTTACCAATCACAGTCTTGTGATCCACTTACAGAACAGCTACGTAAGCTGGTCAGTCTGGAGGGGGATGACAGTGACAGAGATCGGCTCCAGTCTCCTCAGCTGCATCAGGAGACAAAATCCCCCCCACAGACAACAAGCAAAGCTCCTGTTGTTCCCACAAATGTGGATGATTCTCCTCCA
Protein-coding sequences here:
- the plch1 gene encoding 1-phosphatidylinositol 4,5-bisphosphate phosphodiesterase eta-1 isoform X1; translation: MKGNQGEEQAENLHPLNNGHPTVRPHPLLIMSSWVVNRKGEPQYRRHFLTDNSTFHVERCMSVMQFGTQMVKLKAGSKGLVRLFYLDEHRSCIRWKPSRKSEKAKITIDSLYKVTEGSQSDIFHRHADGSFDPACCFTVYHGNHMESLDLVTSNAEEARTWITGLRYLMAGISDEDSLAKRQRTHDQWMKQTFEEADKNGDGLLNIDEVYQLLHKLNVNLPRRKVKQMFQEADTDDQQGTLTYEEFSVFYKMMSLRRDLFLLMMAYSDRKDHLTAEELGNFLRNEQKLTNVTSDYIAEIIDKFEVSDENKQTGVMGIEGFTNFMRSPTCDIFNPLHNEVNQDMEQPLCNYFIASSHNTYLTGDQLLSHSKTDMYAWVLQSGCRCVEVDCWDGPDGEPMVQHGYTLTSKIPFKSVLETINKYAFINNQYPVILSVENHCSIQQQKKIAQYLREVFADKLDVGDALTRESKTLPSPQSLLGKILIKGKRLPAYLSADAEEGEVSDDDSADEIEDDFKLKSSSNGNGHHQVESHIRKKLDSLLKESRIGDKEDTDSFSIRALLRATHQGLQKNLRQSSKGVLKKSQSRSFITTLKQKRHSKSRLTCQSVDKEEDGQEKSGREAGGQFNRGGRKRKTMKLSRDLSNLVVFTNSVASQECLNEGTPGDVLSFSEARAQSLVNHRAEQFLGFNQRQLSRIYPSAYRIDSSNFNPQFYWNVGCQLVALNYQTEGRMMQLNRAKFMVNGGSGYVLKPPPMCKGSFNPFSDDPLPAYPKKQLILKIISGQQLPKPPDSMLGDRGEIIDPFVEVEIIGLPVDCCKEQTRVVDDNGFNPVWEETLSFTLHMAEVALVRFLVWDHDPIGRDFIGQRTVAFSSMMPGYRHVYLEGLTEASIFVHVSVHDVYGKWSPLVLNPSFTIMHFLGSHKGHQLRGIRGLFSRSSKSSVDTHSGGLRKRSLSDHLLRRTASAPAKGRKKTKMALSESVASISDHKNSPGAAAGGEGVSGREGGVEKRLQPRAPLIHRPISMPLDRLLQGQLSLCSPDKEQHDMGADTITGPCPFDRPRSSSVDILIESSLSNESKFSPPSKTYKNKELDHSEEASYLVIGGGEVTKDEDYANFQPQVNTSKITSADTQKNGFVSPSVNSQSRSDKPETASNSTTFTVAPSVSSSSSSSAAPLSPVSMDCDLKSPNSMHDSTISRLIDAVSLGNEQDTCGSISALIGQFECTADQSNFTTHNVTPSRYSNFRPTTPRTQEELRTPLKITSPTKKPSISPYKAVQKTNHVSHEICSPCKISQPDPPVPALMSSPETADLEEVYTILDEEVLLPVSVYNLKKQTVHVQADITESAPSGSLGLSPTKMVQGLGRRQNMERERGEIENTDETERVYEEVHDPPFHEKEWNTSKRYINSSGNNDSFPFLNDSFGNVYREVELNVDEDPFEIMLTSPRCGNEWEGLTSPTKRHAIYQNHESTPCYSRQPSTFCDPQHQYNSHSPHMSLSQCNSPINQPSYQLPNHHQHYYNHLQPPNCHSPVNSRPSNPCPLRQNSYPIPQSSSESLNHSRDFKGSFTQQRSYNGNQNLNRSHRGYQQMDREQGGCLQNGFSSSESLPGQSAVSVNMCRDRGLYSPSSDCEAVYSHLDYDCISPSLEPSQNTRSHSQIQTQSYSSWNHNSSFVNTNHQPQAENRVSMISNVSNHPQPAAIDSTAPSPCKSKSLGDLTSEDISCNFQSKYHIISRSFITPHMRKQKKMSAMGGIAYQSQSCDPLTEQLRKLVSLEGDDSDRDRLQSPQLHQETKSPPQTTSKAPVVPTNVDDSPPPLTRRLSSRSQSRVRHINSRARERQQEALRPRQGVMINSTASISGVVLRNKPATQNPPINRHSTGSYIAGYLGQLEDRGLPEGACTSLLYGNGDHYGDRYHTDDSLPPANTSHSASEPEVYFLLRL
- the plch1 gene encoding 1-phosphatidylinositol 4,5-bisphosphate phosphodiesterase eta-1 isoform X3, which codes for MSSWVVNRKGEPQYRRHFLTDNSTFHVERCMSVMQFGTQMVKLKAGSKGLVRLFYLDEHRSCIRWKPSRKSEKAKITIDSLYKVTEGSQSDIFHRHADGSFDPACCFTVYHGNHMESLDLVTSNAEEARTWITGLRYLMAGISDEDSLAKRQRTHDQWMKQTFEEADKNGDGLLNIDEVYQLLHKLNVNLPRRKVKQMFQEADTDDQQGTLTYEEFSVFYKMMSLRRDLFLLMMAYSDRKDHLTAEELGNFLRNEQKLTNVTSDYIAEIIDKFEVSDENKQTGVMGIEGFTNFMRSPTCDIFNPLHNEVNQDMEQPLCNYFIASSHNTYLTGDQLLSHSKTDMYAWVLQSGCRCVEVDCWDGPDGEPMVQHGYTLTSKIPFKSVLETINKYAFINNQYPVILSVENHCSIQQQKKIAQYLREVFADKLDVGDALTRESKTLPSPQSLLGKILIKGKRLPAYLSADAEEGEVSDDDSADEIEDDFKLKSSSNGNGHHQVESHIRKKLDSLLKESRIGDKEDTDSFSIRALLRATHQGLQKNLRQSSKGVLKKSQSRSFITTLKQKRHSKSRLTCQSVDKEEDGQEKSGREAGGQFNRGGRKRKTMKLSRDLSNLVVFTNSVASQECLNEGTPGDVLSFSEARAQSLVNHRAEQFLGFNQRQLSRIYPSAYRIDSSNFNPQFYWNVGCQLVALNYQTEGRMMQLNRAKFMVNGGSGYVLKPPPMCKGSFNPFSDDPLPAYPKKQLILKIISGQQLPKPPDSMLGDRGEIIDPFVEVEIIGLPVDCCKEQTRVVDDNGFNPVWEETLSFTLHMAEVALVRFLVWDHDPIGRDFIGQRTVAFSSMMPGYRHVYLEGLTEASIFVHVSVHDVYGKWSPLVLNPSFTIMHFLGSHKGHQLRGIRGLFSRSSKSSVDTHSGGLRKRSLSDHLLRRTASAPAKGRKKTKMALSESVASISDHKNSPGAAAGGEGVSGREGGVEKRLQPRAPLIHRPISMPLDRLLQGQLSLCSPDKEQHDMGADTITGPCPFDRPRSSSVDILIESSLSNESKFSPPSKTYKNKELDHSEEASYLVIGGGEVTKDEDYANFQPQVNTSKITSADTQKNGFVSPSVNSQSRSDKPETASNSTTFTVAPSVSSSSSSSAAPLSPVSMDCDLKSPNSMHDSTISRLIDAVSLGNEQDTCGSISALIGQFECTADQSNFTTHNVTPSRYSNFRPTTPRTQEELRTPLKITSPTKKPSISPYKAVQKTNHVSHEICSPCKISQPDPPVPALMSSPETADLEEVYTILDEEVLLPVSVYNLKKQTVHVQADITESAPSGSLGLSPTKMVQGLGRRQNMERERGEIENTDETERVYEEVHDPPFHEKEWNTSKRYINSSGNNDSFPFLNDSFGNVYREVELNVDEDPFEIMLTSPRCGNEWEGLTSPTKRHAIYQNHESTPCYSRQPSTFCDPQHQYNSHSPHMSLSQCNSPINQPSYQLPNHHQHYYNHLQPPNCHSPVNSRPSNPCPLRQNSYPIPQSSSESLNHSRDFKGSFTQQRSYNGNQNLNRSHRGYQQMDREQGGCLQNGFSSSESLPGQSAVSVNMCRDRGLYSPSSDCEAVYSHLDYDCISPSLEPSQNTRSHSQIQTQSYSSWNHNSSFVNTNHQPQAENRVSMISNVSNHPQPAAIDSTAPSPCKSKSLGDLTSEDISCNFQSKYHIISRSFITPHMRKQKKMSAMGGIAYQSQSCDPLTEQLRKLVSLEGDDSDRDRLQSPQLHQETKSPPQTTSKAPVVPTNVDDSPPPLTRRLSSRSQSRVRHINSRARERQQEALRPRQGVMINSTASISGVVLRNKPATQNPPINRHSTGSYIAGYLGQLEDRGLPEGACTSLLYGNGDHYGDRYHTDDSLPPANTSHSASEPEVYFLLRL
- the plch1 gene encoding 1-phosphatidylinositol 4,5-bisphosphate phosphodiesterase eta-1 isoform X2, with amino-acid sequence MKGNQGEEQAENLHPLNNGHPTVRPHPLLIMSSWVVNRKGEPQYRRHFLTDNSTFHVERCMSVMQFGTQMVKLKAGSKGLVRLFYLDEHRSCIRWKPSRKSEKAKITIDSLYKVTEGSQSDIFHRHADGSFDPACCFTVYHGNHMESLDLVTSNAEEARTWITGLRYLMAGISDEDSLAKRQRTHDQWMKQTFEEADKNGDGLLNIDEVYQLLHKLNVNLPRRKVKQMFQEADTDDQQGTLTYEEFSVFYKMMSLRRDLFLLMMAYSDRKDHLTAEELGNFLRNEQKLTNVTSDYIAEIIDKFEVSDENKQTGVMGIEGFTNFMRSPTCDIFNPLHNEVNQDMEQPLCNYFIASSHNTYLTGDQLLSHSKTDMYAWVLQSGCRCVEVDCWDGPDGEPMVQHGYTLTSKIPFKSVLETINKYAFINNQYPVILSVENHCSIQQQKKIAQYLREVFADKLDVGDALTRESKTLPSPQSLLGKILIKGKRLPAYLSADAEEGEVSDDDSADEIEDDFKLKSSSNGNGHHQVESHIRKKLDSLLKESRIGDKEDTDSFSIRALLRATHQGLQKNLRQSSKGVLKKSQSRSFITTLKQKRHSKSRLTCQSVDKEEDGQEKSGREAGGQFNRGGRKRKTMKLSRDLSNLVVFTNSVASQECLNEGTPGDVLSFSEARAQSLVNHRAEQFLGFNQRQLSRIYPSAYRIDSSNFNPQFYWNVGCQLVALNYQTEGRMMQLNRAKFMVNGGSGYVLKPPPMCKGSFNPFSDDPLPAYPKKQLILKIISGQQLPKPPDSMLGDRGEIIDPFVEVEIIGLPVDCCKEQTRVVDDNGFNPVWEETLSFTLHMAEVALVRFLVWDHDPIGRDFIGQRTVAFSSMMPGYRHVYLEGLTEASIFVHVSVHDVYGKGHQLRGIRGLFSRSSKSSVDTHSGGLRKRSLSDHLLRRTASAPAKGRKKTKMALSESVASISDHKNSPGAAAGGEGVSGREGGVEKRLQPRAPLIHRPISMPLDRLLQGQLSLCSPDKEQHDMGADTITGPCPFDRPRSSSVDILIESSLSNESKFSPPSKTYKNKELDHSEEASYLVIGGGEVTKDEDYANFQPQVNTSKITSADTQKNGFVSPSVNSQSRSDKPETASNSTTFTVAPSVSSSSSSSAAPLSPVSMDCDLKSPNSMHDSTISRLIDAVSLGNEQDTCGSISALIGQFECTADQSNFTTHNVTPSRYSNFRPTTPRTQEELRTPLKITSPTKKPSISPYKAVQKTNHVSHEICSPCKISQPDPPVPALMSSPETADLEEVYTILDEEVLLPVSVYNLKKQTVHVQADITESAPSGSLGLSPTKMVQGLGRRQNMERERGEIENTDETERVYEEVHDPPFHEKEWNTSKRYINSSGNNDSFPFLNDSFGNVYREVELNVDEDPFEIMLTSPRCGNEWEGLTSPTKRHAIYQNHESTPCYSRQPSTFCDPQHQYNSHSPHMSLSQCNSPINQPSYQLPNHHQHYYNHLQPPNCHSPVNSRPSNPCPLRQNSYPIPQSSSESLNHSRDFKGSFTQQRSYNGNQNLNRSHRGYQQMDREQGGCLQNGFSSSESLPGQSAVSVNMCRDRGLYSPSSDCEAVYSHLDYDCISPSLEPSQNTRSHSQIQTQSYSSWNHNSSFVNTNHQPQAENRVSMISNVSNHPQPAAIDSTAPSPCKSKSLGDLTSEDISCNFQSKYHIISRSFITPHMRKQKKMSAMGGIAYQSQSCDPLTEQLRKLVSLEGDDSDRDRLQSPQLHQETKSPPQTTSKAPVVPTNVDDSPPPLTRRLSSRSQSRVRHINSRARERQQEALRPRQGVMINSTASISGVVLRNKPATQNPPINRHSTGSYIAGYLGQLEDRGLPEGACTSLLYGNGDHYGDRYHTDDSLPPANTSHSASEPEVYFLLRL